The proteins below are encoded in one region of Equus caballus isolate H_3958 breed thoroughbred chromosome 16, TB-T2T, whole genome shotgun sequence:
- the SELENOK gene encoding selenoprotein K: MVYISNGQVLDSRSQSPWRLSFITDFFWGIAEFVVLFFKTLLQQDVKKRRGYGSSSDSRYDDGRGPPGNPRRRMGRINHLHGPSPPPMAGGUGR, from the exons ATGGTTTACATCTCGAATG GACAAGTGTTGGACAGCCGGAGTCAGTCCCCATGGAGATTATCTTTCATAACAGATTTCTTCTGGGGAATAGCTGAGTTTGTGGTTTTGTT TTTCAAAACTCTGCTTCAGCAAGatgtgaaaaagagaagaggCTACGGAAGCTCATCTGATTCCAGATATGATGATGGAAGAGG gcCACCAGGAAACCCCCGCAGAAGAATGGGTCGGATTAATCATCTGCATGGCCCAAGTCCGCCTCCAATGGCTGGGGGATGAGGAAG GTAA